From Etheostoma cragini isolate CJK2018 chromosome 14, CSU_Ecrag_1.0, whole genome shotgun sequence, the proteins below share one genomic window:
- the ndufs5 gene encoding NADH dehydrogenase [ubiquinone] iron-sulfur protein 5, which yields MLRQHVRVSSRHSFSFYGRVLAAVNRNVWSRRKVKLNPTKHAIMPFVDLQSRLGINLDSWLLLQSGHQPNKRAARCHAFEKEWIECAHNIGQTRAKKECQLEFEDFYECMHRQKTHQRLHAIRQQRDKMMKEGTYTPPPCHSGKADASP from the exons ATGCTCAGACAACACGTTCGTGTATCTTCACGACACAGCTTCTCATTTTACGGCCGTGTTTTGGCAGCCGTAAATCGTAACGTGTGGAGTCGGAGGAAGGTTAAGTTAAATCCTACAAAACACG CAATCATGCCGTTTGTGGACCTTCAGTCACGGCTTGGCATTAACCTGGAcagctggctgctgctgcagagcgGACACCAGCCCAATAAGAGGGCGGCGCGCTGCCACGCCTTTGAGAAGGAGTGGATTGAGTGTGCCCACAACATCGGGCAGACCCGTGCCAAGAAGGAGTGCCAGCTGGAGTTTGAGGACTTCTACGAGTGCATGCACAGGCAGAAGACA CACCAGAGGCTGCACGCGATCCGCCAGCAGCGTGACAAGATGATGAAGGAGGGGACCTACACACCGCCACCCTGCCACTCAGGCAAGGCCGACGCGTCACCCTGA